The window CGGATCGGCCGTCGCGTCGATCAGCACGCAGCGCTGTGGATCGTCAGCCGCGATCCGGCGGTAGGCATCACGCAAATCCTGATGGAACTTGATGCCCTCGGCTTCGAAGCGATCCGCCGTGGCATTGCCGCGGCGCAGGGCGGCGCGTTGCAGACCGACCTCGACCGGCACATCGAGGATGAAGGTGAGATCAGGTTTGAGATCGCCGATGGTGACGCGCTGCATGGCATTGACCAGGCCGGGCGATACCTGCCCGAGCTGGCCTTGATAGGCGCGCGTGGAATCGAAGAAGCGGTCGCACAGCACCCAGATGCCCTGGTTGAGCGCCGGCAGGATCACGGTGCGGACATGGTCGTCACGCGCGGCGGCAAACAGCAGCGTCTCGGCTTCCGGCCCGAGCAGCTTGCCCATCCCAGACAGCACGAGGTGACGGATGATCTCCGCCCCCGGCGAGCCGCCGGGCTCACGGGTCACGATCGCGCGCAGCTTGGCGACATCGAGCCGTTCGGCGAGCTTGCGGATCTGGGTCGATTTCCCCGATCCCTCGCCTCCTTCAAAGGTGATGAAGCGACCGCGCAAGCTCGGCCGTTGGACTGCTGCTTCCGCCATGTCAGAGCTTCTCGACCCCTGCGCGGAACATTCCGATCACAAGCTCCTGGGCGCCGTCGAGCGCGCGGCGCATCGTCGATCCCGTGCCGACCGCATCCGCTGCAAACACCGGAGTCTCCATCGCGACATTGCCGCCGCGCCAGACCCGGACGACGCCGATCTGCTGGCCGGCGGCGATCGGCGCCTTGACCGGGCCGCTATAGATGACACGGGCGAGCAGCTTGTCGTTGCCGTTCTTGGACACCATCACCTTAATCGGATCTGGGCTGACCAGCTTGACCGAGCGGCTCTCGCCGCCGAACACCCGGGCGTAGCCGACCGGCTGGTTGGCCGCGATCAGGACCCGGGTCTCGAAGCTGCGAAACCCCCATTCCAGCATCTTCTTGGCTTCGGTCGCGCGGTCGTCTGAATCCTCGAGGCCATTGACCACGACGATCAGCCGCGTGTCGTTCTGCACGGCGGAGCCGACCATGCCGTAGCCGCCTTCCTTGGTGTAGCCCGTCTTCAGGCCGTCGGCGCCGGGCAAAGCGTTGAGCAGCGGATTGCGGTTCTGCTGGCGGATCTTGTTCCAGGTGAATTCCTTCTCGCCGAACAGCTTGTACCGGTCCGGGTAAGTCAGGATGAGGTGGCGCGCCAGAATCGCGAGTTCCCGCACCGTCATCTTGTTGGACGGATCCGGCAGTCCGTTGGAGTTGCCGAAGGTCGACTTCGTCATGCCGAGCTCGCGGGCGCGCTTGGTCATGAAATCGGTCGCAAACGTATGCTCGTTGCCGGCGATGCCCTCGGCCAGCGCGATGCAGGCGTCGTTGCCGCTCGGGATGATCGCACCGTGCAGGAGGTCGTCGACCGAGACCTTGCTGTTGATCGCCGCGAACATCGTCGAGGTCCCGGACGGCGCCCCGCCCCGCCGCCAGGCGTTCTCGCTAATCCGGTACTCGTCGGTCAGCTTGATGTCGCCCTTCTTGATGGCGTCGAACACCACTTCGGCGGTCATCAGCTTCATCATGCTGGAGGGCGCGCGCAGCTCGTCGGCATTCTTCTCGAACAGCACGCTGCCCGAGGAGGCCTCGACCAGGATCGCGGTCGGCGCATCGCCGTCGAACCCGCCATCTTCCTTCTTGGCGCCCTGGACGCTGTTATTGGCGGCATAAACCATCCCGCCGCAGCCGATCGCCAACACCACCACGGCCGCGACCAGGCCACGCCAAGAACGCCCGGCGCGAGCGAACAACGTGCGGGGAATTGCGATCTGGGCTGCCATCGGCGATGTCCTGAAAGACTGCGTTCTAACAGCTGGAAGTATCGCAAACAACTGAGGTTTCGCCGCTTGTGCACGGCCGGCTGGATTGCCGGCAGCGCTGAACGCCCGTATCCTTGGAACCAGCTAACGACAACAGAACCGGCAAACAAGGCGGAAACGCGAATGTCATCCTCCCGCACCATTTCCGCCAACGGCATCGACATGTTCGTGCGTGAGGCCGGGCAAGGCCCACTGGTCGTGCTCTGCCACGGCTGGCCGGAGCTGTCCTACTCATGGCGGCACCAGATCGCAGCCCTCGCCGCGGCAGGCTTCCGGGTCGCAGCCCCTGACATGCGCGGCTTCGGCCGGACCACCGCGCCGGCCGATGTCGGCGCCTACACGATCTTCGATACTGTGGGCGACATGGTCGCACTGGTGGCCGCGCTCGGCGAGCGGAAGGCGATGATCGTCGGTCACGATTGGGGCGCGCCGGTTGCCTGGCACGCGGCCCTGTTCCGCCCTGATATCTTCAGCAAGGTCGCAGGCCTCAGCGTGCCGCCGCCGTTCCGTGGCCGCGGCCGTCCACTGGAAACCCTGCGCGAGGGCGGCATCACCAACTTCTATTGGCAATACTTCCAGCCGCCCGGCGTGGCGGAGGCCGAATTCGAGCGCGACATCGCCCACACCATGCGACTGGTGCTCGGGCGCGGCGTCTCCGATCCAAGCTCGATGTTCGTCGACGAAGCCAAGGGTTTCCTCGGCAAGCTGCCGGCCGGAATGCCGCTGCCGGCCTGGCTGACCGAGGCCGACATCGCCGAATTCGCCGAGGGCTACCGGCAGTCCGGCTTCCGCGGCGGCCTGAACTGGTACCGCAATCTCGACCGCAATTGGGAGCTGACCGCGCCCTGGCAAGATGCGCAGATCCATCAGCCGTCGCTGTTCATCGCCGGCTCGAACGATTCGGTGATTACCGGGCTGATCGGTGCCAAGCGGGTCGCGGACATGGAACGCGTGCTGCCGAACCTGCGGCAGAAGCTGATCATCGAGGGCGCCGGCCACTGGATCCAGCAGGAGCGCCCGGCCGAGGTCAACGCGGCGCTGATCACATTTCTGAAATGATCAGGCCAAAAGCTTGATTCGCAACGGCTTGATTCAGTAGAGGCCGCGCCCGCTCAGCACTTCGGCCGGTCCACGCGCGTCGATCGGCACATAGGCCGCCGCCGGGCTCGGGGCCGCGGCGTAGCGCGCGTCACCCTCGTAGGAGACCTCGCGCGGATTGTTCGGCACGCGGCGGTGCAACCGGCTCGAGGCCGACATTTCCGAGGTGGCGCTGACCGAGGCGTAGTCGGACTGGGTGTTGCCGAGGCTGTAGGGCCGCCCTTCGGGCAGCGGGACATCGCCCCGGACTCGGCCCGACGAGGACGACATCTCCGGCACGAACGGCCGGGCCGAGGCGACCCGGACCATCGACGGGGACGGCGCCGGCGTACCGGTGCGCAGGGTCGCCATCAGCTGACGGTCGTCGGAGCCTTCGAGCGGCGCCCGGCCGACATATTCGACGCGGACGCGCGCGACGCCATTGCCTTTGAAATCAAGCAGTTCGGCGGCCTTGTTCGAGACGTCGATGAGGCGATTGCCGTGGTACGGGCCGCGGTCGTTGACGCGAACGACGAGCGATCGGCCGTTGCTCAGATTGGTGACGCGCGCGTAGCTCGGCATCGGCAAGGTCGGATGGGCGGCCGTGAGCGAGCCCATGTCGAACACCTCGCCATTGGCGGTCAGCCGGCCGTGAAAATCATCGCCATACCAGGACGCCAGGCCCTCGGCGCGGTAGTTCTCGTTCTCTTCCGGCACATAGGTGCGGCCGGCGACGACATAGGGTTTGCCGATGCGGTAGGTGCCGCCGCCCTTCGGCACGGGGTCGCCGAGCGCCACCACACGCGGGCTCGAGGACACGCCGTATTTGGGATCGACCCGGCTGGCGAACTGGTTCGACGAGGCACAATTGGCGACGATGAGGCACGTGGCCA of the Bradyrhizobium quebecense genome contains:
- the tmk gene encoding dTMP kinase, giving the protein MAEAAVQRPSLRGRFITFEGGEGSGKSTQIRKLAERLDVAKLRAIVTREPGGSPGAEIIRHLVLSGMGKLLGPEAETLLFAAARDDHVRTVILPALNQGIWVLCDRFFDSTRAYQGQLGQVSPGLVNAMQRVTIGDLKPDLTFILDVPVEVGLQRAALRRGNATADRFEAEGIKFHQDLRDAYRRIAADDPQRCVLIDATADPDTVAARIWAALREHLRATLTADSPA
- a CDS encoding D-alanyl-D-alanine carboxypeptidase family protein, which encodes MVYAANNSVQGAKKEDGGFDGDAPTAILVEASSGSVLFEKNADELRAPSSMMKLMTAEVVFDAIKKGDIKLTDEYRISENAWRRGGAPSGTSTMFAAINSKVSVDDLLHGAIIPSGNDACIALAEGIAGNEHTFATDFMTKRARELGMTKSTFGNSNGLPDPSNKMTVRELAILARHLILTYPDRYKLFGEKEFTWNKIRQQNRNPLLNALPGADGLKTGYTKEGGYGMVGSAVQNDTRLIVVVNGLEDSDDRATEAKKMLEWGFRSFETRVLIAANQPVGYARVFGGESRSVKLVSPDPIKVMVSKNGNDKLLARVIYSGPVKAPIAAGQQIGVVRVWRGGNVAMETPVFAADAVGTGSTMRRALDGAQELVIGMFRAGVEKL
- a CDS encoding alpha/beta fold hydrolase, whose translation is MSSSRTISANGIDMFVREAGQGPLVVLCHGWPELSYSWRHQIAALAAAGFRVAAPDMRGFGRTTAPADVGAYTIFDTVGDMVALVAALGERKAMIVGHDWGAPVAWHAALFRPDIFSKVAGLSVPPPFRGRGRPLETLREGGITNFYWQYFQPPGVAEAEFERDIAHTMRLVLGRGVSDPSSMFVDEAKGFLGKLPAGMPLPAWLTEADIAEFAEGYRQSGFRGGLNWYRNLDRNWELTAPWQDAQIHQPSLFIAGSNDSVITGLIGAKRVADMERVLPNLRQKLIIEGAGHWIQQERPAEVNAALITFLK
- a CDS encoding septal ring lytic transglycosylase RlpA family protein — translated: MGIRRPDSMIRTARGAVAVATCLIVANCASSNQFASRVDPKYGVSSSPRVVALGDPVPKGGGTYRIGKPYVVAGRTYVPEENENYRAEGLASWYGDDFHGRLTANGEVFDMGSLTAAHPTLPMPSYARVTNLSNGRSLVVRVNDRGPYHGNRLIDVSNKAAELLDFKGNGVARVRVEYVGRAPLEGSDDRQLMATLRTGTPAPSPSMVRVASARPFVPEMSSSSGRVRGDVPLPEGRPYSLGNTQSDYASVSATSEMSASSRLHRRVPNNPREVSYEGDARYAAAPSPAAAYVPIDARGPAEVLSGRGLY